A stretch of Rhodoferax potami DNA encodes these proteins:
- a CDS encoding cysteine-rich CWC family protein: MKHSVCELRAADGYTANTMTTPPTINPQVCPVCGKANQCAMELAKATGQAQGPCWCTQVSFSAELLGRIPPQAQGLACVCADCATQSGAAPSD, encoded by the coding sequence ATGAAGCACTCCGTATGTGAGCTGCGGGCAGCGGATGGCTACACTGCCAACACCATGACCACTCCGCCAACCATCAACCCTCAAGTGTGCCCTGTGTGCGGCAAGGCGAACCAGTGCGCCATGGAGCTTGCGAAAGCTACCGGCCAAGCGCAAGGCCCTTGCTGGTGCACACAGGTGAGTTTTAGTGCAGAGCTACTCGGCCGCATTCCCCCGCAAGCCCAGGGTTTGGCCTGCGTTTGCGCAGATTGCGCTACTCAATCTGGTGCAGCGCCGTCAGATTGA
- a CDS encoding organic hydroperoxide resistance protein, giving the protein MVNKIEKVLYTAHATSTGGRDGTTRTSDGLLDLKLAVPKEMGGAGGGVNPEQLFASGYSACFIGALKFVAGTQKIALPADVSINASVGIGQIPQGFGIEVALEVSIPGMDRAAAEALVAKTHEVCPYSNATRGNIEVTITIV; this is encoded by the coding sequence ATGGTCAACAAGATCGAGAAAGTTCTCTACACAGCGCACGCCACCTCCACTGGCGGCCGTGACGGCACCACACGCACTTCCGACGGCCTGTTGGACCTGAAGCTGGCAGTGCCCAAAGAAATGGGTGGCGCTGGCGGCGGTGTGAACCCTGAGCAGCTGTTTGCCTCCGGCTACAGCGCTTGCTTTATCGGCGCCCTGAAGTTTGTGGCCGGCACTCAAAAGATCGCCTTGCCAGCAGACGTGAGCATCAACGCATCCGTCGGCATCGGCCAGATCCCCCAAGGCTTCGGCATTGAAGTCGCCCTGGAAGTCAGCATCCCCGGCATGGACCGCGCTGCTGCTGAAGCCCTGGTTGCCAAGACCCACGAAGTCTGCCCCTACTCCAACGCGACACGCGGCAACATCGAAGTGACCATCACGATCGTTTAA
- a CDS encoding substrate-binding periplasmic protein, which yields MPRLLHIALASLLVLGLRPAAANEVALVTLDWPPYSGTLANQGFLSVVLREAYATQGHSVTVTVLPWLRAIKVAMGGKRNGPMGFYSASQQECLDANGRTSDPIGYYQFFLAQRKGSQLTWRHWKDLHGKRIGVIEGYDNGPDIARLVSQSLVKVDVAPNDLSSLQKLAAKRVDYAVIDARVFEYLQKAHALSSLELAARPTTGKLPLYVCFNLTPSAEAMRLVLNEGLKKVNVEAIAQAYLRSAGP from the coding sequence ATGCCCCGACTCCTCCACATCGCCCTTGCCAGCCTATTGGTGCTGGGGCTCCGGCCTGCAGCGGCGAATGAGGTGGCGCTGGTGACGCTGGACTGGCCCCCCTATTCCGGCACCCTCGCCAATCAGGGTTTCTTGTCGGTGGTGTTGCGCGAGGCCTATGCCACGCAAGGGCACAGCGTGACCGTTACGGTTCTTCCGTGGCTCAGAGCCATCAAGGTGGCTATGGGCGGCAAGCGCAACGGCCCCATGGGCTTTTACTCGGCGTCGCAACAAGAGTGCCTCGATGCCAATGGCCGGACATCCGACCCCATCGGCTACTACCAGTTTTTTTTGGCGCAACGCAAGGGCAGTCAGCTGACCTGGCGCCATTGGAAAGACTTGCACGGCAAGCGCATCGGGGTGATCGAAGGGTATGACAACGGCCCGGACATTGCGCGTTTGGTATCGCAGTCCTTGGTCAAGGTGGATGTGGCGCCCAACGATTTGTCCAGCCTTCAAAAACTGGCGGCCAAGCGTGTGGACTATGCCGTGATCGACGCTCGGGTCTTTGAGTACCTCCAAAAAGCGCATGCACTCTCCTCGCTCGAACTGGCAGCCCGGCCAACCACCGGCAAGTTGCCCCTGTACGTGTGCTTCAACCTCACACCTTCGGCAGAGGCAATGCGGCTCGTCCTGAACGAAGGACTCAAGAAGGTCAACGTGGAAGCCATCGCGCAGGCCTACTTGCGCTCCGCAGGCCCTTAG
- a CDS encoding ABC transporter permease produces MSTPTTARLLKPQSIWRAPELSMRFWPVFLRNLLVWRKLAIPSLVGNIAEPLMWLVAFGYGMGALVGQITVNGQQVPYILFLASGSICMSAMQSASFEALYSAFSRMHVQKTWDGIMNAPVSLDNVVLAEMLWAAFKSLFTVTAILGVMLVLGISHSPKLLVAWPILLGVGITFSCIALIFNALAKGYDFFTYYFTLFLTPMMFLSGVFFPLDQLPSAVRVVADWLPLSNAVALVRPLFMDQWPTDAWRHGLVLLAYASGAFWVALAFTRKRFSK; encoded by the coding sequence ATGAGCACCCCCACAACTGCCCGCCTTCTCAAACCCCAGAGCATTTGGCGCGCGCCCGAGCTGTCCATGCGCTTTTGGCCGGTGTTTTTGCGCAACCTGCTGGTCTGGCGCAAGCTGGCTATTCCCAGCCTGGTGGGCAATATTGCCGAGCCCTTGATGTGGCTCGTGGCCTTCGGCTACGGCATGGGCGCACTGGTGGGGCAGATCACGGTGAACGGGCAGCAAGTGCCCTACATCCTGTTTCTGGCCAGCGGCTCCATCTGCATGAGCGCCATGCAGTCGGCCTCGTTTGAGGCCTTGTACTCCGCCTTCAGCCGCATGCATGTGCAAAAGACGTGGGACGGCATCATGAATGCACCCGTGAGCTTGGACAACGTGGTACTGGCCGAAATGCTGTGGGCGGCTTTCAAGTCGCTGTTCACTGTGACGGCCATCTTGGGGGTGATGTTGGTGCTCGGTATCAGCCACAGCCCCAAGCTGCTGGTGGCCTGGCCCATTTTGTTGGGAGTGGGCATTACCTTCAGCTGCATCGCGCTGATCTTCAATGCACTGGCCAAGGGCTACGACTTCTTCACCTACTACTTCACGTTGTTCCTCACGCCCATGATGTTTTTGAGTGGTGTGTTTTTCCCCTTGGATCAATTGCCATCTGCGGTGCGGGTCGTCGCCGACTGGTTGCCCCTGTCCAACGCGGTGGCCTTGGTGCGACCGCTGTTCATGGATCAGTGGCCGACAGATGCCTGGCGTCACGGCCTGGTGCTGTTGGCCTATGCAAGCGGTGCGTTTTGGGTTGCGCTAGCTTTCACACGCAAGCGGTTTTCCAAATAA
- a CDS encoding AMP nucleosidase, whose translation MTSHPSFIAPARFTDAATALAQVHAIYDQSIAHLRHAMQRFVAGEDLGGHVRACYPLVRIHTDTVSRKAAADIACLSYGFVAGPGRFETTLTRPDLYHRYYLEQFRLLLQNHGGEIEVATSNQPIPVHFSFAEHDHVEGQMSAERRTLMRDVFDLPDLAAMDDGIANGTYQPRPGDALPLSLFTAPRMDYSLHRLRHYTGTGPEHFQNFVLFTNYQFYIDEFIALGRKAMQDPDSEYIAFVEPGNMVTRRVGLPAEAADALGKEPPRLPQMPGYHLVRSDNAGITMVNIGVGPANAKNITDHIAVLRPHAWIMLGHCAGLRNSQQLGDYVLAHGYVREDHVLDEELPLWVPIPALAEIQVALEQAVADVTQVSGSALKSIMRTGTVASTDNRNWELLPDNQPQRRFSQSRAVALDMESATIAANGFRFRVPYGTLLCVSDKPLHGEIKLPGMANHFYRERVDQHLRIGIRALELLRSQGIDQLHSRKLRSFAEVAFQ comes from the coding sequence ATGACCAGCCATCCTTCTTTCATCGCACCCGCCCGATTCACCGACGCCGCCACTGCGCTGGCGCAGGTTCACGCCATTTACGACCAAAGCATCGCCCATCTGCGCCACGCGATGCAACGATTTGTGGCCGGCGAGGATCTGGGCGGCCATGTGCGCGCCTGCTATCCGCTGGTGCGCATCCACACCGACACCGTGTCGCGCAAGGCGGCGGCCGACATTGCTTGCCTGAGCTACGGCTTTGTGGCCGGCCCCGGCCGTTTTGAGACCACGCTCACGCGGCCTGACCTGTACCACCGCTACTACCTGGAGCAGTTCCGCCTGCTGCTGCAAAACCACGGCGGCGAGATTGAAGTGGCCACCAGCAACCAGCCGATTCCGGTGCACTTTTCGTTTGCTGAGCATGACCATGTGGAAGGCCAGATGAGCGCCGAGCGCCGCACCCTGATGCGCGATGTGTTCGACCTGCCCGACCTGGCCGCGATGGACGATGGCATTGCCAACGGCACCTACCAGCCCCGCCCGGGCGATGCTCTGCCGCTGTCGCTGTTCACTGCGCCGCGCATGGACTACTCGCTGCACCGCCTGCGCCACTACACCGGTACCGGCCCGGAGCACTTCCAGAACTTTGTGCTTTTCACCAACTACCAGTTCTATATTGATGAGTTCATCGCGCTGGGCCGCAAAGCCATGCAGGACCCGGACAGCGAGTACATCGCCTTTGTAGAACCCGGCAACATGGTTACCCGCCGGGTGGGCCTGCCCGCCGAAGCGGCAGACGCTTTGGGCAAAGAGCCGCCCCGGCTGCCGCAAATGCCCGGCTACCACCTAGTGCGCTCGGACAATGCCGGCATCACCATGGTGAACATCGGCGTGGGCCCGGCCAACGCCAAAAACATCACCGACCACATTGCCGTGTTGCGCCCGCATGCCTGGATCATGCTGGGCCACTGCGCCGGCCTGCGCAACAGCCAGCAGCTGGGCGACTATGTGCTGGCTCACGGCTATGTGCGCGAAGACCATGTGCTGGACGAAGAGCTGCCGCTGTGGGTGCCGATTCCGGCGCTAGCCGAGATTCAGGTCGCGCTGGAGCAAGCCGTGGCGGATGTGACGCAGGTCAGCGGTAGCGCGCTCAAGAGCATCATGCGCACCGGCACCGTGGCCAGCACCGACAACCGCAACTGGGAGCTGCTGCCCGACAACCAGCCCCAACGCCGCTTCAGCCAGAGCCGCGCCGTGGCGCTGGACATGGAAAGTGCCACGATTGCCGCCAACGGCTTCCGCTTCCGTGTGCCCTATGGCACCTTGCTGTGCGTGAGCGACAAGCCGCTGCACGGCGAAATCAAGCTGCCCGGTATGGCCAACCACTTCTACCGCGAGCGGGTGGATCAGCATTTGCGCATCGGCATCCGCGCGCTAGAACTGCTGCGCTCACAAGGTATAGACCAGTTGCACAGCCGCAAGCTGCGCAGTTTTGCGGAAGTGGCATTTCAATAA
- a CDS encoding ATP-binding cassette domain-containing protein yields MTTPNSTFFEVDHLYKRYGDAEVVKDLSFSIAPGECLGVIGPNGAGKTTTIRMCLGHTVPDGGTITAMGLQMPHEAMAIKAQLGVVTQFDTLDPDFTCAENLLVYGRYFGMKDAAIKARIPQLLEFAALTHKANAKPGELSGGMRRRLSLARALVNDPKLLLLDEPTTGLDPQARHLMWERLQVLLQQGKSILLTTHFMDEAERLCNRLLVLDHGKKIAEGTPRDLIAAHLEPDVVEVFGVGAHALLDSPLRSLAARVEVSGETVFFYTQDSAQLLQALVAYPQLRTLHRPANLEDLFLKLTGRQIREDA; encoded by the coding sequence ATGACAACACCGAACTCCACTTTTTTCGAGGTCGACCACCTCTACAAGCGCTATGGCGATGCCGAAGTCGTCAAAGACCTGAGCTTCAGCATCGCACCGGGCGAGTGCCTCGGTGTGATCGGCCCCAACGGCGCCGGCAAAACCACCACCATCCGCATGTGCCTGGGCCACACCGTGCCCGACGGCGGCACGATCACTGCGATGGGCTTGCAGATGCCCCATGAGGCCATGGCTATCAAGGCGCAACTGGGCGTGGTGACCCAGTTCGACACCCTGGACCCTGACTTCACCTGCGCCGAAAACCTGCTGGTCTATGGCCGCTACTTCGGAATGAAGGACGCTGCCATCAAGGCCCGGATTCCGCAGCTGCTGGAGTTTGCGGCTCTGACCCACAAGGCCAACGCCAAACCCGGCGAACTGTCCGGCGGAATGCGCCGCCGCCTGAGCCTGGCCCGCGCATTGGTGAACGACCCCAAGCTCCTGCTGCTCGACGAGCCCACGACCGGCTTGGACCCGCAGGCCCGCCACCTGATGTGGGAGCGCTTGCAGGTGCTGCTGCAGCAAGGCAAGTCGATACTGCTGACCACCCACTTCATGGACGAAGCCGAGCGCCTGTGCAACCGCCTGCTGGTGCTGGACCATGGCAAGAAGATTGCTGAAGGCACCCCGCGCGACCTGATTGCGGCGCACCTGGAGCCTGATGTGGTCGAGGTGTTCGGCGTTGGCGCCCACGCGCTGCTAGACAGCCCTTTGCGTAGTTTGGCCGCGCGGGTGGAAGTGAGCGGTGAGACCGTTTTCTTCTACACCCAGGACTCTGCCCAGTTGCTACAGGCGCTGGTCGCTTATCCGCAGTTGCGCACCCTGCACCGCCCGGCCAACCTGGAAGACCTGTTTTTGAAATTGACCGGACGCCAGATCCGGGAGGACGCCTGA
- a CDS encoding CYTH domain-containing protein: MGIEIERKFLVSGDAWRNDSGVLYRQGYLNRDKARTVRVRVAGDAAYLTVKGQSTGASRAEFEYPIPCADAVALLALCDGPLIEKTRYIVLHAGMRWEVDEFAGDNAGLVVAELELASEDQAFEHPAWLGAEVTHDARYFNSNLATHPFRAW; encoded by the coding sequence ATGGGGATTGAGATCGAACGCAAGTTTTTGGTGAGCGGGGACGCTTGGCGCAACGACAGTGGCGTGCTGTACCGGCAGGGCTACCTGAACCGTGACAAAGCACGCACGGTGCGTGTGCGCGTGGCTGGGGATGCTGCTTATCTAACCGTCAAGGGCCAAAGTACCGGCGCAAGTCGGGCTGAATTTGAGTACCCGATCCCGTGCGCGGATGCGGTTGCGCTTCTGGCTTTGTGCGATGGCCCCTTGATTGAGAAGACCCGCTACATCGTGCTGCATGCCGGCATGCGCTGGGAGGTCGACGAGTTTGCGGGCGACAACGCGGGCTTGGTGGTCGCAGAACTAGAGCTGGCGTCCGAAGACCAAGCGTTCGAGCACCCCGCTTGGCTGGGCGCAGAGGTCACCCACGATGCCCGCTATTTCAACTCCAACCTCGCAACACACCCTTTCAGGGCTTGGTGA
- a CDS encoding MarR family winged helix-turn-helix transcriptional regulator, translating into MPHSAHPLPANDAALRLDNQLCFALYSASLAMTKLYKPLLDALQLTYPQYLVMLVLWETDGLSVSALGERLFLDSGTLTPLLKRMEASGLLRRQRSAQDERRVEVFVSPEGRALKAKAISIPACVVAASGCPVPELMALTGQVQTLRDRLTGSHG; encoded by the coding sequence ATGCCCCACAGCGCACACCCACTTCCCGCCAACGATGCTGCCTTGCGGCTGGACAACCAGCTGTGCTTTGCGCTGTACTCCGCTTCACTGGCCATGACCAAGCTGTACAAGCCCTTGCTGGACGCCCTGCAGCTGACATACCCGCAATACCTGGTCATGCTGGTGCTGTGGGAGACCGATGGCCTGAGCGTTTCTGCCCTGGGCGAGCGCCTGTTCCTTGACTCCGGAACGCTCACGCCCTTGCTCAAGCGCATGGAGGCCAGCGGCCTGTTACGCCGTCAGCGCAGTGCCCAAGACGAGCGCCGTGTGGAAGTGTTTGTAAGCCCCGAAGGCCGCGCCCTGAAAGCCAAGGCCATCAGTATCCCGGCCTGCGTTGTTGCCGCCAGCGGCTGCCCCGTGCCGGAGCTCATGGCTCTCACTGGACAAGTTCAAACCCTGCGTGACCGGCTGACCGGCTCACACGGTTAA